In Bradyrhizobium sp. 195, the sequence CGATGCGGTTAGGTCCCGTGCTCGCCGATTTCATGGCGCGCTATGGCGAACTTCAGCTCCAGATCGTGCTCAGCGACGACCTGCTCGATCCCGTGCAGGACGGCTTCGACGTGACCTTGCGGATCGCGGAACTCGAATCCTCCAGCCTGATTGCGCGAAAGATCATGCCGGTCGCGCGCATGATTTGCGCCTCGCCGGATTACCTGGCGCGGCACGGCACGCCTAGGCATCCGCAGGATTTGCGCGACCATGCCTCGCTGACTTACGGCTTCCTGCTCACGGGCAATCAGTGGAAGCTGACCGGCGCGGACGGCGATCACTGGATCCAGCCGGCCTGGTCGCTCTGCGTCAACAATGCCGAGGTGCTGCGCGACGTCGCGATCAAGGGCAAGGGACTGGCGCTGCTGCCGGAGTTCATCGCGGCAGATGCTTTGCGGAATGGCGAGCTGCGCACCGTGCTGAACGACTATTCCGCGCCGCCACTCGCGCTCTATGCGGTGTATCCGCCGACGCGGCATTTGTCGGTGAAGGTGAGGCTGTTCATCGATTTTCTGGTGGAGCGGTTTGGGCGGGAGGAGGAAGTTGGCGGGCGCTGACGTGCGGAGACCGGGTCGTGAAGCCATGACTCTGCCCGGGCGAGGGCTCGCAGCGATCTGTCCCGATGAGTCAAGAAGGCGAGCTACACGGCGGACAGTCGGGGATTTGCCTCTGAAAGGGGGAGCGGCAAGCATTCTTCTATTGTCAACGTTGTTGACAGTGGTTCCTCGGAATTGCTCTCCCGCCAATGAATGGATGAAGTCCGGCAACCAGCACAGGTCATGATGACCATGCCTTTGCTGAGAGTCCCGTGCGTCGGCTGGATACGATTATACCGCAACGTAAACCTGAACTTCTTCCCGTCGCTTGTGACTCATATAAGCGTCCCGGCTTCGCGCCTTAGGACGGAGAGCTTCAGCCGCTGCCGGGGCGCTGCCAAGGGCTCTCTCCCGTGCCACCGCGAAGAGCCGGGGCATGACGAGTAGCTCGCCAGCACTTCTCAACTTGATTTCAACAAGCGCAGGAGGAAGCTATGCGGAAGTCTCTCACCTTTTTCCTTTCTGGCGTGGCATTTGCCGTCGCGGCGTCAACAGCCGTAGCCGGTGAGCGGGTGCTTGAGTTCAAGCTGATCACGAAGCCGATCGACCTCAAGGTCATAGAGGCCGCAAACGTCGAAGGACAGACGGTTGTGTCCGGGAAATTCTTTGGCGTCGCCGTCTTCAACGATGGCCGTATCGGAGTGAAAGAGTTCGTCAATGCTTCGGACTTGCTCAAGGGGGCAGGCCCCTTCTTCGGCTATAGCACCTACACATTCGAGGAAGGCTCGATTACGGCGCGCTACACCGGTTCGGCCAAAGACGGCAAATCGACTGGCGAATACACAATCCTGTCGGGCACAGGTGCCTATGCGAATGCCACGGGTACCGGAACCATCGAAAGCGCGCCGAACCCATTCAAGGGCGTCAACCTGCTGAACATAAAGCTCATCGTTAAGACTTCGGGTTCGTGACAGCGAATGCTACTGGACCCGCATAAAGGGAGTTGATTCCTTGATGGCGGGTTGGCCCGGCCGGAAACACATCGCCGGCCGGGCGACCTGCTGAAAAACCGGCTGGAGTCGTTATTCCCGCTTGGTCAACAGACCGGTCCCGTAGGACAGAGCGCTTGGGGAGCCCCAATCTGAGCAAATCTAGACCGATCGCTGCTCGGCAGGTTGAAGCACATCATCCAGCGCCTGCATGGATGCCCGTTGCAGTTCGGCGAGTTCGCGCGCAGCATTTTGGTGCTCAGGCGCCGACATCGTGGGCGCCGCCAGCTCGACCTCGCGGCAGAGCTCGAACAGGCGGACGAGGCCGAGCGCGCTCGTCGCGCTGCCGAGCTGATGGGTGAGCCGGGCGAGCTGGTTACGATCGCCGATCGCTGCGGCTTTGGTGATATCTGCGATCAGCTTGTCGCTGGTCTCCTGCAGCAGATGATGCAGCTTCGCGATTTGCGTCTGGCCCAGCAGTTCTTTCTGGTCGTCGAGGAAGTGCCGGTCGATCAATGCGCCCGTGGACAGTTGCACTGCCGCCGGCTTAACTTCCGGGTCGTTCTCGATCGTCTCGCGCAGCGCGTTGATCAGGATCGGTTTGCTGACGATCTGGACAATGCCAGCGCCGGCGAGCCGCTCGTGCGCGCTCGACGACCCGTCCGCCGTCACGGCGATGATGCGCGGCGTGTTTGGCAGGCCGAGCTTGCCGATCCGCGAGGCCGCTTCCACGCCGTCCATGTCGGGCATGTGCAGATCCATGAGGATGACGTCGAACGCCTGATCGCGGGCAAGTGCGACGGCCGATGAGCCGTTTCTTGCGATGGTGGGGAGATGGCCGAGCCTCTTCAGGATGGCTTCACCGACTTCGCAATTGACGGGATCGTCGTCGACCAGGAGCACGCGGAGCTGCCGCGATGGCGGTTGCAGCGCATCTTGCGCGATGCCGCTCGCGGCGAGGCCGAGCGGTACCTCGAACGTGAACGTGCTGCCCGCGCCCGGTGTGCTCGCAACCGTCAGCTCGCCGCGCATCAGGCGGGCGAGGCGCCGCGCGATCGCGAGGCCAAGGCCGGTGCCGCCGAACCGCCGTGCGATGCTGTCGTCCGCCTGCACGAAATCCTCGAAGATCCGCTCGTGCATGTCGGGGGCGACGCCGATGCCGGTGTCGCGAACGGTGATGCGGAGCAGGATATGATCGTCGTGCCGCTCGGCGGCCGCGTTCACGGCGATCCCGCCTGAAGGCGTGAACTTGATGGCGTTGCCGATCAGATTGAGCAGGATGCGATTGAGCCGGACAGGGTCGCCGTGCACCGAGGCTTGGACCGATGCATCGCAGGCGAGGTCGAAGGTCAGTCCCTTGCCGAAGGCCTGGGGGCGCATCAGCTCGGCGGCGGCGTCGATGAGCTGGTCGAGGCGGAAATTGCGCGGCTCCAGGGTTTCGGTGCTGGCCTCCAGTCGGGCATATTCCAGCACCGCATCGACCAGTGCGATCAGCGTTTCGCCGGACGCCGCGGCGGTCGCGAGGTGGCGCCGCTGCGCTTCACTCAGGTTGCCGTCGTCGAGCAATTGCAGCACGCCCATCACGCCGTTCAGCGGCGTGCGCAGCTCGTGGCTGACGACGGCGAGGAAGCGCGATTTGGTCTCGTTGGCTTGCACGGCAGCGTGGCGCGCGCGCTCGGCGGCATCGTGCTCGGCAAGGGCGTGATCGCGCGCTTTCTCGAGCTCGGAGGTGCGCTCGATCACCTTGCGCTCGAGGGTGGCGTAGGAATCGCGCAGATGCGCCGCCATGCGGTTGAACTGGTCGCCGAGCGCTTCCAGCTCGTCGCCGGTCCTGATCGCGAGCCGCAGGCCGAGATCGCCGCTGCCGATCCGCCGCGCGCCCTGCGTGAGGAGCTGGATTGGTCCCGTCATGCGCCGGCTGAGAAAGAGAGAGACCAGCACCGCACCGACCAAGAGAACGACGAGGAGAAAGGTCGAACGGCCGATCGATGCGTAGATCGGCGCGTAGGCCTCGGTGAGCGGCAGCTCGACGAACACCAGCCAGCCGAGCGAGGGAACCGTCGCATAGGTCGAGAGCACGCGTTGACCGGTCAGATCCTCCTTGACCAGTCCGCCTGCCGCCGGCCCTACGCCGTCGAGCGCCGCGCGGACGTCCGCATGGCCGGAGAGATCGCTACGCTGAAGGGCCCGCCACGGATCGGGATGCGCGATCAAGACCCCCATGCGATCGACCACATAGGCCTTGCCGGTGTTGCCGACCCTGATCCCGGCGACGAGGTCCCAGATGAAACGCAGATTGACCTCGGCGACGATCACGTCGGGATGGCGGCCTATGCCGCGTGTCGCAAGCGTCATGTACGGCTCAGTGTCGCCCAAGAAATAAACCGGCCCGTAATAGGCCCGGCTTTCATTCGCGCCGCGGAAGGCGGGGGAAGCGGAGAGGTCGACGTTGCTGCCGACCTTGTCGGCGACGCGGCGCGACACGCGCACCCGCTCGCGCCCTCGCGGGTCGATCTCGGCGATCTCCGCGATCGCCGGCGAGAGACGCAGGAGACGGATCGCGTTCAGGCGCTCGTCTTCGTTGGTCGACAGCTCCGGCGGCAGGCGCGAGAGCCATCTGATCTGGTTTTCGATCTGGCCGACGAACTGGCCGATCTGGATCGCGGCGGACGCTGCCTGTTCGCGCTGCGTTGCCGCCAGAAGCTGCTTCTGCTCGCGATAGGAGAACCAGACGTCGAAGCCGGTGTTGATGGCGAGGGCGGCAAAGGCGAGGGCGACGATCGAGTAGAGATATTTGCGGAACAGCCGGCCGGGAGGCGTCCGCAATGGTCCCTGGTCGACCGTCTCGTTCACTCGCGGATCTCGTCGGCGCGCGCGAGCAGCGTGAACGGAATGGTCAATCCCAGTGTGCGAGCGACCGTGCGGTTGATCAGGAGCTCGTATTTGCGCGGCGACTGCACCGGAAGATCACCTGCCTTGGTGCCGCGCAGAATGAGATCGACGTAATCGGCCGAGCGCACCTCCAACGTCGCCCCGTAGCTCATCAACCCGCCCGCATCCATGAAATAATAGAACGGGTAGATCGTGGGCACGCGGTATTTGTCCGCTGCCGCAACGACCGTCTGTCGGTTGACGACGAGGAAGCTGTCGACCAGGGCAATCATGGCCGCCTTGGGCGGTTCGACGAAGCGCCCAACGGCTGCGTCGATGTCCGCAAGCGTGTTGACGGGCGCAGGGACGACAGACACGCCGGATTCGGCCGCTTGCTGCTCGATCGAATCGAGGAAGAAGCGTCCCGCCCGGGGCGCGCTTGTGGGATTGAACAGCACGCCCACGCGGGCGAGATCGGGCACGGCCTCCCGGATGAGTTGAAGCCATTTGCCGCCCATATCGGCGGTGCTGTTGGTGAAGCCGGTGACGTTGCCGCCGGGATGGGCAAGGCTTTCGACGAAGCCATTGCCGACCGGATCGTTGGCGGTCGCGAACACGATCGGAATGGTCTTGGTGGCGGCAAGGACCGCCGTGGTTTCGATCGTCGACCCCGTCAGGATCACGTCCGGCTTGAGGTCCAGCAACTCCTGAATGGCCGCCTTCAGCCTCTCCGGTGGGCCGAAGCTCGAACGAAGTTCGAGGCGGAAGTTGACGCCTTCGACCCAGCCGCGCTGTCTCAGGCCGGCGACGAGGCCGCCGAGGCGCGAGGTCGGACTGTCGATCATGCTCCGCCTTGTCAGTTCGTCGTCGAGCCGCAATGCGGTCAAGGAAGCGACGATCCGCATGCGATCCGACGTTGCGCCGAGCACCGTCCATCCTGCGGTGGTTGCGCCCACAAGGCGAATGAAGCCGCGGCGATCGACCGCGAAAGCGGAACGCCGTTCGGTCATGGATTCCTTTGCATGATGGCTTGCCCCAGTTCGGATGCTTAGCGCGAACGGCCGGTGTCCACAATTGATCAAAAAATGCGCTTGTGAATGTTCATTCGCAGCGTTTGGCAGCCCGATACCGTATTCCTACGCTGCCAAAGAGTCGCTGTTTCGAGTGTTGTCTGCTCCGTGCCGCCTTGTAACGCCTTGTGGCGTTGCAACATTTTCCGTCCCGGTTGCGACGACGGCTCGGGGAAGCCATTTCGCAGCTGCCGATTTTTGAAGCGTTGTTTCAAGTTGTTTTCGAAGGTTTTCGATGCGCAAAATCTATCTCATTCCGGCCGTCGTCGGCCTGTTCACCTCCGTTGCAGCCGGGCCGCTCGCGGCCCAGGGCGCCGTGCCGAAGCAGAAGGCGGCACCGGCACCCAGAGCCGCTGCCGCCGGCGCTCCCGCCACAGCCGGCACGCCCGTCGCCGCAGGAGCGCCGTCGGCTGAGGCACCAGGAGCGGAGGACAAGAGCAAAGCGATCGATGGCTTCCGCTCCGCCAAGTTCGGCATGAACGAGGCCGATGTGCGCGCGGCGATGACGAAGGATTTCAACGCCAAGCCCGATGCCATCAAGGCGCAGGACAACGCCGCCGAGCTGACGCACAGCATCCTGCTGTCCGTTCCGGACCTGCTGCCGAACGGCGGGAGCGCCGAGCTCTCCTATGTATTCGGCTACAAGTCGAAGTCGCTGATCCAGATCGGCGCCGTCTGGTCGAAGGGGACCGACGCGGCGATGACGCCGGAGAAGCTGTTCTCCAACGCCAACATCCTGCGCGCCCATTTCATGGGCGAAGGCTTCAAGCCCGACTCCATCGCCGTCAACATGCCCGTCGCCGGCGGTATCGTGATGTTCCGCGGCAGCGACGCCAAGGACCGCTCGGTAATCCTGCTGCTGCAGGGCACGTTCGAGAACAAGGAGAACAACCAGCGTGTGCTGACCCCGACCAGCCTGCTGCTGTTCTACGTGGCCGACGCCAAGAGCCCCGACATCTTCAAGCTGCCGCCCGGCCAGTTCTGAACAGGATCAGGCATGCGCGGACCATCTGTGAGGCGAGACGAGGACGAACCGGGCTTGCGCAAGCTGGCGCGGTTCCGTTCGATGTCGCTGCTCTGCGCGATGCAGATGGTGTTCCTGCCGGTGTACAGCGTCCGTCTTCAGGCGCAGACGGCGAACGTCATCGTTCCCGACGGCCGCACCGGGACCTCCTTGCAGACCTCCGGCAGCGTCACCAACGTCACGACGTCGACGGTCTCGGGCAACAACGCGTTCAACTCGTTCTCGCAGTTCAGCGTCGGGCAGGGCAACACCGTCAATCTGCAGCTGCCGACCGGCACGCGGAACCTCGTCAACATCGTCCGCGACGCGCCGGTTTACGTCAACGGCACGCTGAACTCCTACATGAACGGCGCGATCGGCGGTAACGTCTACTTCGCCGATCCCAAGGGCTTCGTGGTCGGCCGCAGCGGCGTGGTCAATGTCGGCAGTCTCAACGTCTCGACGCCGACGCGCGAATTCACCGACAGCCTGATCGGTCCGGGAGGGGCGATCAACGGCACGGCGGTCGGCAATCTCATGGCGGGCTCGTTCCCGGTTTCGCCGGACGGCAACATCCGTATCTATGGCCGCATCAACGCCCAGGACGGCGTGCGGCTGACCGGGCAAAACGTCTTCGTCGGCGGCGCCAGCCAGCGCGACATCGCCAATCTCGATCACGCCGCGAAGTTCGCAGCCTCGGTCAATTCGAAGGGCCTGCGCAGCGCCAGCGCGATCACGGTGAGCAACGGCTCGATCCATATCGGCGCCGTCAACAGCGCCAGGGTCAACGGACGCCTGACCGCGCGCAGCAAGACCTCGACGCCGAGCAACATCAGCGTTCAGGCCGGCAACAACATCGAGATCGGCAAGAACGCCAGGCTGAACATTGCCAGCAAGAGCGGCGATGCCGGCGAGATCCGACTGAAGGCGGCCCAGAACCTGATCGTGGCGGGTGGAGCCAAGTTCAGTGCCAGCGCGAAGACCGGCAATGCCGGTCTCGTCGATTTCAGCGCGAACGGGGTCATCGACATCGGCCAGGGCATCAAGGTCAACCTCAGCGCCGCCAACGGCAAGGCGGGCACGCTGCTGATCGACCCGACCGACCTGGTCGTCGGTGACGCGGCGCAAGGCGACACCGGCGTGACGCTGTCGAACAGCTCTGTCGCGGCTGCGCTCGCCGGGCTCAGCGCCGGTGCCAACTATCTCATCCAGGCTGATCATTCCATCACGCTCGCCGCGCATGCGGTGATCGATGCCCGCCGTCTCGACGGCTCCGGCCATTCGACCGGTAACGCCAACAACGTCATCATCGACGCGCCGAACATCGAGATCATGAACGGTGCGCAGATCCTGGCCCAGTCGGTCAATTTCGGCGGAACCACCTACACCGACGGTAATGTGACGTTGACGGCCACGGCGAGCGACATCAAGCTGTCGGGCCAGGCCACCGCTGCGACCGCGATCACGGTAGACGGCAAGATCACCGGCGGCACCATCTCGATCACAGCGACCTCGACGGCGGTGTCAAGTTTCCTAAACGGTTCCGTGGCTGGAGATTTCGCACTCGTCGGCTCGACGCTTGCCGCCTCGCTGCTTGGGCTCAATGGCGGCTATGTCGCGGCCAGCGCAACCGCGACCATCAACATCAACAGCCATGCCGACATCAACGGCCGTGGCGATGTCACCATCTCCGCGCATGCATCGGAGACCGCCTCGGATCCAGCGATCGCATCCACATTGCTCGGCAGCCTCACGCCGGTCGCAGCCGGCGTCGTCGTCGGCAAGATCGACGGCACTGCCACGACCAACGTGGCCTCGGGCGCGACGATCAATGCTGGCGGGAACCTCGAGATCAAGGCCCTCAACGACGCCACCATCGCCGTCTCTGCGCTTGCGGCATCGACGAGCGCGCAGATCGTCCCGACGGTGGCGTATTCCAAGGGTTCGGTGACGACGATCGCGAACGTCGAGAGCGGGGCGCATATCGCAGCCGGCACGGTGAACGCGAGCGGCAGCACCTTGAAAGTGCGCGCGATCAACAACAATTCGTTCTCGACCAGCGCAACCTCGGTCGCGGCCCCCGGCCTCGGGGCGAGCGGCGGCGTCGGCGGTGCGTTCGCCATCAGCGACATCACGACGTCGGTGACCGCGACGCTCGGCGCATCGCTGGGTACCGATACCGCCAACCGGATGAACGGCTCCGTCCTGGTCGAGGCCACCTCCGATACCACGAGCAATTCCACGATGGCGTCGTCCATCGCCGGCCTGCCGGCGCTGATCGCGGCGATCGAGACAGGACTGCGCAGCGTCACGGCGCCGACGTCGATCATCCAGGACCACATGTCGTCTCTGGTGCCATTGAACTTCAATTTCAAGGCCGCCGGTGCGCTCTCGCTGGCCAACAGCACCCAGAGTGCGACCGCTGCGATCGCGCAGAATCCGAGCGGCGGCGCGCCGAGCATCTATGCCAGCGGCAATGTCGCCGTGGCCAGCAACGTCATCGATCGCGGCGTTCGCAGCAATGCAACGGCCAGCGCAATCACCAAGGACGTGGTGTCCGGCGAGAGCACGGCGATCAGCGCGGCCGTCGCCTGGGGCAATTTCACCCACAATTCGAACGCCTATGTCGGCAGCGGCACTCTGATCAACGCGGCGAATATCGCCGTCGATGCCACCACGGAATTGCCCATCACCAACACCTGGCTGAAATGGGATGGGCTCGGCGCGGTTCTGAGCCACCTCAACGGCAGTCTCGGCGTCGGTGGCAACATCCTGACCAGCTATGCCAATGCCACGGCGGACGCCGGCGACACGATCGGCATCTCCGGTTCCCTCAACCACTTCGTCGTGAACAACAATACGACGGCGTGGGTCGCGGGCACCGCGAGCCTGACGGCGACATGCACGACCGCGGCCTGCGGCAGCAGCTGGGCGGCCGGAATGGACAATGGCGACGTCCACACCTACGACGCCACGATTCAGATCGCGGCGACCACGACCACGGCGTCGATCGACGCAGCCGGCAATGTCGGCACGCTCGGCTTCCTGACCGGCAACACGTCGGGCGGCTCTTCGGTCGGAGGCGCGCTCAATCTCGTCCAGTTCAACACCAACACCATTGCCGGCGTCTCGGACCGCGCGACGCTCCGGGCGGCGGACGACATCGCCGTCAACGCGATCACGTCGGACCAGTTCGTCGCAGTCGCGCCGTCGTCCGGCAAGGCCGCGGGCGCGCTGGCGCTGAACGGCATCACCTCGCTCGGCTTCCTGAACAACACGACGCATGCGTCGATCTCGAGCCAGGCCACCGTCTTTGCCCCGACCGTCGGCATCCTGGCGCAGCAGGATCTGTCGGTCGTGACGCTTGCCGGCGCGATGAGCCGCAACACGAGCGGAGGTTCGGCGGTTGGATTGGCGGTCGCCTATCTCGGCGCAAATGCCGACACCTCCGCCTATATCGGCGACAACCATTCCGACATTCGCCCAGGCCCGTTCAGCGCCAACGATCCGTTCGCCGGTACGAGCGGCGGGAGCGGCGCGGTCAATGTCGACAATCTGACGATCAGCGCGACCACGTCCGGCCGCATCACCGCGGCCGCCGTCGCGGCATCGATCTCCGAGCCGGCCGCATCCAGCTTCTCCGACAAGGCGGGCGCTGCCGGCGCCGGCGCGACCGGGGGAACCGCTGGCGTGGCGACGGCCGCGAGCAAGATCGGTTCGTCCTCGGGATCGAGCACCGAAGGCTTCAGCATCGATCTCGCCGGCAGCTCGTCGATCAGCGACGTCTCGCTCGGCACCAGCGCCTACATCAGGAACGCGACGGTCAACAAGTTCACCACGACCGGAACCGTGGTGACGAAGACGATCGTTCAGGCGCTGAACGACACCATGCTCAACAATGGGTCCGGCTCGGCGGCGCTCAATCTGGCCGGCGCATCCGCGCAAGGCGCCGCGATCGGCGGCGCGATCGCCGCGGCGATGTCGAACAATGCGACGCTCGCCTATATCTACGGCACCACCCTGAACAACCAGAGTTCGGTGACGGTCCAGGCGCTCAATGGCGGCTCGGAGACCGTCGTCGCCATCGGCGTGGCGGGATCGAAATCCAATGCGGCGTCGCTGTCGGCCTCCGTCGGCATCATCACGGACAGCGCCAACGCCTATATCGAGAGCTCGACGATCGCGGGCCAGTCGAGCGGCGTCAATCGCGCGCTCGAGGTCGACGCCTACCAGACCACGAACATCGCGATCGGCGGCGGCTCGCTCTATATCACGGGCGGCCAGGCCGGCGTCGGCATCGGTTTGACCTACGCGTCGATCGCCGATCCCACCGGCGGCAAAGCGACCGACGCGCACATCCGCAGCACGTCGATCTCGAACTACGATACGCTGCTGGTGATGGCCGACAGCGCCAGCGTGATTGCGGCCGGCGCGGCCTCGGGCGGGGCGGGATCCAACGGGCTTGCCGGCGCGATCGTCGTCAGCGAGATCGCACCAACCACGACCGCCTACATCGACAGCGGCGCGACGGTGAACATCAATGTCGGTGGTGTGACGGTGCTGGCAGACAGCGGCGCAGTCTCGGCGCTGGATACGGCACTCGGCAACCTCGTCAAGAAGTCGAACAACAATCATCTCGCCTCGGACACCTGCACGGTCGCCGGCGGCACGGGCGGGCAGAACTGCATCGACTTCAGTGCGGCTGCGCTCAACGACGGGACAGGCAACGGTCCGGGCGCCAGCATCGTCTCCGTTGCGGGCCTGATCCAGGCCGGCAAGAACAATGTCGGCGCCTCGATCGTCTACAACACCATCGCCACCACGCATTCGGCTTACATCGCCAACGTCCTGATGACGGCCGGCAGCAACGGTAATGTCAGTGTGAGTGCGGTCGACTCCTCGAAGATCCAGGCGGTCACGATCGGCTTTGGTCTTGCGACCGGACAGTTCGCCGGCGTCGGCGGCACCACGATCAGCAGCATCTCCAATACCGTTTCGGCGGGGATCGGCAACAACCTGTCCAGCACGACGCAATCGTCCGTCACGGGCCGCAACATTTCCGTCAACGCGACCGACAGTTCCAGCATCACAGGAACCGCCGCGATCGCGGGCGCCTCGACGCAAGGCAGCGCCGCCGGCCTCGCGCTCGTCTACAGCAGCATCGCCAACAATGTCAGCGCTGGCGTCACCGGCTCCAAGCTGATCGCCTCGGGCAATGTCGGGGTCGGCGCGAGCTCGAACGCCAGCATCTCGACCGTCGCCGTCGGCATTGCGATGTCCTCGCAGGTTGGCCTCGCCGGTTCGGTCGCCACCAATCTGATGGGGACCAACGTCACCGCCAGCATCACCGCCGCCGGCACCAATGGCATCAACGGGGCCGACATCACGGCCACCAACAATGTCGGCGTGATTGCCGGCAACAACGACAAGGCCGCCGTGTTCGCGGGTGCGCTGTCGATCAGCAAGGGGGCGGCCGGCGGCGCGGGTTCGCTGGTGACCAACCAGATCACGGGAACCACCGCAGCCTATATCAGCGGGGCGAACACCAAGGTCGACGCGCTCGGGACCAGCACCACCGATACGCTGTCGGTCAACAACGGCACACTCTTCCACGCGTTCGATCTCGGCACCGCCCATGCGCCGACCGACACCACGCCCGATCTCTCCGAGAACCAGGACACCGTGCGCGGCCTTGCCGTGGTCGCGAGTTCCCACCAGGCCGTCGTGACCAACGTCGCCTCGCTTGCCGCGAGTTCCAGCATCGCCATCATGATCAACCCCATCACCAACGTGATGAGCGGCGCGACACGAGCCTATATCGACAGCGCGGCCATCGACACGCGCCTGGCCTCGTCGACGCTCAAGCCGCAGATCGAGGTGGCCGCGTCGAGCTTCTCCTATTCCGGCGCGTTCGGCGCCGGCATCGCCTACGGCAGCAGCGGCGGCGGTGGGGCGACGATCATCTCGACGACGATGTCGCGCGAGACCTTCGCCTATATCACCAATGCCACGGTCGGCGGCGTCCAGTCGTCGAGCGAGACGGTCGGCGCCGTCACCGTGAAGGCCAATGCGGAACAGGATGCGTCCTCGATCGCGATCGGCTTCAACACCGGCTCGGTCGGGCTGAACGTGTTCCAGGCGACCACGGAAGCCTATG encodes:
- a CDS encoding ABC transporter substrate-binding protein, coding for MTERRSAFAVDRRGFIRLVGATTAGWTVLGATSDRMRIVASLTALRLDDELTRRSMIDSPTSRLGGLVAGLRQRGWVEGVNFRLELRSSFGPPERLKAAIQELLDLKPDVILTGSTIETTAVLAATKTIPIVFATANDPVGNGFVESLAHPGGNVTGFTNSTADMGGKWLQLIREAVPDLARVGVLFNPTSAPRAGRFFLDSIEQQAAESGVSVVPAPVNTLADIDAAVGRFVEPPKAAMIALVDSFLVVNRQTVVAAADKYRVPTIYPFYYFMDAGGLMSYGATLEVRSADYVDLILRGTKAGDLPVQSPRKYELLINRTVARTLGLTIPFTLLARADEIRE
- a CDS encoding LysR family transcriptional regulator, with the protein product MDKLGSLRAFVKVVESGSFAEAGRQLRLSRSAISKYIADLEESLGVQLLNRTTRHASPTENGQRYFERALVILSEVEAADQAVTQAQSAPRGLLRVNAPMSFGTMRLGPVLADFMARYGELQLQIVLSDDLLDPVQDGFDVTLRIAELESSSLIARKIMPVARMICASPDYLARHGTPRHPQDLRDHASLTYGFLLTGNQWKLTGADGDHWIQPAWSLCVNNAEVLRDVAIKGKGLALLPEFIAADALRNGELRTVLNDYSAPPLALYAVYPPTRHLSVKVRLFIDFLVERFGREEEVGGR
- a CDS encoding hybrid sensor histidine kinase/response regulator, translated to MNETVDQGPLRTPPGRLFRKYLYSIVALAFAALAINTGFDVWFSYREQKQLLAATQREQAASAAIQIGQFVGQIENQIRWLSRLPPELSTNEDERLNAIRLLRLSPAIAEIAEIDPRGRERVRVSRRVADKVGSNVDLSASPAFRGANESRAYYGPVYFLGDTEPYMTLATRGIGRHPDVIVAEVNLRFIWDLVAGIRVGNTGKAYVVDRMGVLIAHPDPWRALQRSDLSGHADVRAALDGVGPAAGGLVKEDLTGQRVLSTYATVPSLGWLVFVELPLTEAYAPIYASIGRSTFLLVVLLVGAVLVSLFLSRRMTGPIQLLTQGARRIGSGDLGLRLAIRTGDELEALGDQFNRMAAHLRDSYATLERKVIERTSELEKARDHALAEHDAAERARHAAVQANETKSRFLAVVSHELRTPLNGVMGVLQLLDDGNLSEAQRRHLATAAASGETLIALVDAVLEYARLEASTETLEPRNFRLDQLIDAAAELMRPQAFGKGLTFDLACDASVQASVHGDPVRLNRILLNLIGNAIKFTPSGGIAVNAAAERHDDHILLRITVRDTGIGVAPDMHERIFEDFVQADDSIARRFGGTGLGLAIARRLARLMRGELTVASTPGAGSTFTFEVPLGLAASGIAQDALQPPSRQLRVLLVDDDPVNCEVGEAILKRLGHLPTIARNGSSAVALARDQAFDVILMDLHMPDMDGVEAASRIGKLGLPNTPRIIAVTADGSSSAHERLAGAGIVQIVSKPILINALRETIENDPEVKPAAVQLSTGALIDRHFLDDQKELLGQTQIAKLHHLLQETSDKLIADITKAAAIGDRNQLARLTHQLGSATSALGLVRLFELCREVELAAPTMSAPEHQNAARELAELQRASMQALDDVLQPAEQRSV